One Eurosta solidaginis isolate ZX-2024a chromosome 1, ASM4086904v1, whole genome shotgun sequence genomic window, ATGAATGATCGTTTGACCAAAAACTTACATCTTTTATTAAGCAAGCTGGCGAAATATGACCTAACCAATTTTAAGTCCTAATATAAAGAATTTACATTTCTTAGAACATTCCTGTGTGCATTTCTGTAATAAAAGTGATAAAATGTGTAAAAAGTTTGAATTTTTCCAGAATGATCAAAAAGTATCCCTGCCCTACACCTTTCTCATCACCCTTTTCGGGTGGTATttatgtgaaaattttaaaaaaagaaataagtttTTGAAGTATTTTTACCTTACATTGGAAAACTCCTCCTCGTTTCAGTGGGTGTTAGTCTAATATAAAAATAGTTTGAAAGTGATATAAGAAAAGGCGTAATTCATCTCTCTACGAGTTCTCTACATCTGTCTCTTCTTTTTATAGCTCTACTCTTCTTTTTACACCACTGTTCCTCTCAATTTTCTTTAACTTCTCTTCTCCTCTTTTCACAACGAACCTTCATGCTGTCCAAGAGAGCATCCCCTATCAGGATGGCTACCGCCTAATCTATCCTGTCAAAGCACAAGTCCACTACTTCGTTATCCTCCACTCTCTTTCAGCGCTCTCCTCATATTCTTCCTATTTCTCTTCTTTCCTCCCATTCTCCGTTTTTATATTTATTGAACTGTCACCTGATTTCCTCGACAACATTTATTCTGCCTTCCATCTCTTCCCTCTTGCTGTTAGTAATCTGCCATTCCTTTTCCTTCTTTCCGAACAAAAGCCGGATCATTTTCAGACCTTGGAAGAGCAAATTTGGGATTCTTTGCGACTATCTtcgaatcatttcgggatcaattcgaaactatttcggaGCTATTACGATTTTGAAATAACTGTAGTATTCATTTCCTTATAATATAATTTGTGGAatatttttggaataattttcggGGTTGTGTTCGAGATTACAGCTGGACTTTTAGGCACAGCTTTCACCGCCTCTTCCTCTATTTTGCTATCTCATCTTTTCCAATTCTTCTCGATTTCTTTCCAATGGAAATAGGCTCATATAATTTGCGAAACCAGGTTCCAGCAAGAAAAAACTGTTCATATCGTAGAGATGGCATTTTATTAGCAAAACGCTACAAATAGGTGTGTGAAAACTTCAGGACTTTGAATTATAATTCAAGCCTAATGAAGACGCGgtttgataaaaaaataatacTGAGCACATACAAATATTATTTGATTTAGCCGGTAGTTAGAGCTGACACCTAATTTCACTTTCTGTTACCGTCTGTCATGAGTAACCGAAACAGCGATAACATTTGCAATTGATAAGCAAAACTAGTTGAAAAGAGATGGGAGCTCACACGTATATGGTACTTTCGTTCAGAATGCTCGATTCGGCCTCAAAAAGCTGATAGAAACTTTCTATCATGATATGAACAAATGAATGAATTTTCCTTTCATTAAGCGGTCCTCGCAGGTATATGACATATCATAGCATCGTCACTCTTCTAGCAGATTCGCAATAGTTTGGTGCTAATTCTAGCTCTTGATTACAATCGATTATTCGGCTAATTATTTGAATGTGCCGAACGcgtgcgcaaccaatataaaagtctcttctCAAATATAaagagaaatcagctgttctatcaatcaattaaaacttgcagctggcgtatggtagcaactgtcggtaatacagtgcaaatattcacaatagtgccatagtacaaatagatttcttggtgggctcacaatcgtttatttttaaaaaattattttaataaaatatagctaaacaaatgCATTACGACAAAAATTGCCCAAAGtttgctaatagcccgaatctccatctttacaaccaaaactttatgtatagatttggattccaaataagagcgaaaaagggacccgtacataaaaacagcaattagaaaaaaCATATATGATAGTTGAGTGTGTCATTATTCGAGCGCAAACAACTAGTCGATTAGTGACATTCGAATATTTTACTAAACAACTTTTGCTTAGGGACTAAAcgattattcgaaattttcgggATATCCATATAAAATCCTGAAAACCCCGAATCGGCATCCCTAATagatacttatacatatatagtaCATGCTAAAAGTTCTTTCTATTCCCTTCATTTGTTGTGATTTTTTTTGTTGCTACATCGTATCTGTATGTGAAAATGCACAAATGTAGTAAGGATCATAGTAAATATTGTTGTAGTGGTAATTGAAGTTGGTTTGTGGCAGTTCTTCTCATACCACAGATGGCTTTTTGTTCACTTGCATattcaatttaaaacttttgtCTCCCACACTCCTTGCACACCTGTATGTGTGCGCTTATTTATACTCATACTCCTTTACAAACATGGTGGACCAACATTGGTGGTGATGTGAAGCACAATAACCACACTactcatttatgtatgtatgtatgaatgcgtAAAAATTTAGATACGGTTACGTTGTTGGAATTTTCCTTTCATTTGTCATGCATCGCGTGTGTTTCGTGTTCAATCTTATAAATGACTGTAAATTGCTATGAAATTTCACCATTTCGAAGATATTTAACATGAAGTAGCATGGCATAGCGCGTTATGCATTAATGTAATATTCACGTTTCTTGTGGCATTTCTCGTATGCGATATAACAGAGTGCAATTGTTATTAGGACCAATATTGTGACGCCCATGCCAATGCTAACCCAAATGATTTCATCGTTGATGCTTTTGTAGGAGTGATCTGTGAATGAAAAGGAAAGTCGTGCAAATTAGTTCAACTGATTGATGCTTTTATTAGTGATTTATGTAGGTctatatgtgtgtaaatatgtttAGATTGCAAGTTGAAGTAGAACATAATggcaaatgaaataaataatgtttaacataaaataaattgGCGCGGTCATTAAGAAAATTATTCGGTTCtttggttaaaaaaaataacaagtaaggaatgctaagttcgagtgtaacagaacattacatactcagctgagagcttagctgcgttggtttcctagggtttcgtagatggtttataagtggttttcaATTCCATCACATACGTttgcgaaatatcgaccaaattgtagaccaagggtgacgatATTCCTTCtttttttgtcaaataagggaaaatcccgatgtaggaaaatgaacctagggtaaccctggaatgtgtttgtatgacaagggtatcaaatggaaggtattaagtaGGGTTTTTAAAGagagttgcccttagttgtatatgtgaaagcattttcgagatatcgaccaaatgtggaccagggtaacccagaatatcatctgttgggtaccgccaatttatttatatgtgtaataacACGGACAGTAGaaattcctgccatgattccaagggcttttaatttcgccctgaagaaatttttcacacctattttacaaagttttttctaaagttgtattttgcgtcagAAAACGAATCCTatcaccatgttttatcccttttttcgtatttgatatagaattatggcattttttaaatttttcgaaattttcgatatcgaaaaggtgggcatggtcatagtcggatttcgcccatttttaataccaagataaagtgagttcagataaatatgtGAACTAagaagtttagtaaagatatatcgatttttgctcaagttatcgtattaacggccgagcggaaggacagacggccgactgtgtataaaaactgggcgcgtctttacccgatttcgcccattttcacaaaaaacagttaacgccataaaatctatgcccccaccaaatttcaaaaggattggttaatttttgttcgacttatggcgttaaaagtatcctagacaaattaaatgaaaaagggcggagccacgcccattttgaaattttcttttatttttgtattttattgcaccatatcattactggagtcgaatgttgacataatttacttatatactgtaaagatattaaattttttgttaacatttgacttaaaaaatttttttttaaagtgggcgtggtcgttctccgattttgctaattttttcttaacacatatagtaataggagtaacgttcctgccaaatttcatcatgatatcttcaacgactgccaaattacttgcttgcaaaacttttaaattaacttcttttaaaagtgggctgtgccacgcccattgtccaaaattttactaattttctattctgcgccataagttcaactcacttacctaGTTTCATCagtttatccgtctttagtaatgaattatcacactttttcggttttccgaaattttcgatatcgaaaaagtgggtgtggttatagcccgaaatcgttcattttatataacgatctgagatgagtgcccaggaacctacatactaaatttcgtcaagatatcgcaaaatttactcaagttatcgtgttaacagacagacggacggacggacatggctcaatcaaattttttttcggtactgatgattttgatatatggaagtctctatctatctcgattcctgtatacctgtacaaccaaccgttatccaatcaaagttataataccctgtgtacaagtacagctgggtataaaaataatgaCTTGGCGTGATATACCTTCgacgagatttaggccgagcttcccttgcTCTAATTTATTGCCTTGTGCTACTTTctgcgctttggcaaccacgctactgttggcatccataatttagaaatagtaaaatactttgtttatttggtaaccattaacactaacaacaacatcagctctgaaagcCAGCGAATAAtcgctcttgccaataaatgctacattggactaggtaagcaattgaaaagtacagcaccctctcggcaaacgaaaatcatgctctacaagttacttatcgtagccgtcctgctatatggcgcagaagcatgaaccatgataACAAGAGATGGAGCGGCTCTgtgagtgttcaagagaaaagttcttcgatagatttatggacctctacacgttggcgatggcgagtatgaacaggagatttaatgatgagctgtacgagctctacgcagacatcaacacagtccagcgaattaaaacgcagcggctacgttgGCTGggcaatgttatgcgaatgaaatataaCGCTCCGGCTGAGAACGTATTTTTATCGCAATCCGCTTATGGAAGCGGAAGATGAGAGCGGCCCTCAATCCAATggagggaccaggtggaaaacgattttgaactcccttggtgtgaccaattggcgctagtGGGCAGAGCGAAGAGGCGACTCGGCCGCCTTCCTGAACGACTATagccgtttaaacgattaagcgccaattaagtaagttctACCTTAaaaattttcctataaattgtcAAGAAgggatgttgttgtagcagtaagcTGTTtaaggagttttatcgatgttgatggtccttcgccggacaTAAacccgatacgttccggtaataagcacaattaaggtacaaaaacgaccatctcgggaacgatttaatgtcAACGAAttgaacattctaggccataccacccgcaccccctagttctatgaggaacttgTGTCACCACAGACTCGATAGCTAAACAAAtaggatttgccacgggtaggtgaggttgaaaaatgggttgaaaaagttataaattacgCTGCACTCCTTGAAagaatttgggtattttagttgcctcttacgacaggcatacccaccgcgAGTATATTAATAACCCCAAACCAGCTGCGGTGGAACGGGATCTACAtattttatgacgactccgaccggcatctgcaaggctatTGAATTTTCGCAAGGTTTTCGCCAGTCTGGCAGCGGTTGGTAATTTGCATCTTTTGCTCCTACGTAAGTTCGTCAGAGAAAGAAAGAGGTTTGTTCAGGACTATTAAGAAGTAATCTAGTTGAACAAATATGCCGCCCACTCGGCACTCACTGAGTGTACTCACAATAGACAAAAAAATCCCATCTTAACGTACACAATCCATCAACTCTCttgttctttttaatttaaaacaagtaaggaagtctaagttcgggtgaaaccgaactttatatacccagctgtacacttgaaatgctgttgttgtttgtttttttgtgcttaatagtgttacaagtctACGCCATAATACATATACAGTTACTTACAAAAGTATTTTGCATAACTACTCGTATGTACAAATTTTAGATTTTGTATGTACTAAGTATCCGAACATAATAATTTAAATACTTACACGAATTATTGAGCATCGGCTTAGGGAATGGGCTACACAGCATGCACAAAAATAGTACCGTTATGTACATACAACAAAAAACGTGCGTAGCAATGAAAATTTGTGCGCACAAAAGGTATTTTGCTTATTGTTTTTGAACCCGTTACTGGACACTATTAAGTTACTTTTTCCATTTTTGCTGAAGTTGTTAGAAGCGAAAAGAAAGTATAATCAATTTTATTTGTAATTGAGTTAATTTCGTTTTCAATTGTCGTAGTGTTTATATCGAAAATGTAGAGAGCAACTACAgctgataaaaaatattttatatcccCACAATGCAGGTAAATGTACGAAATACATTTGAGTTATGTTCGGTCGATGCCGTCAAACGATTGAAAATGTAATAAAACGGTGTAAAAAACGCAGTAATTTGGAAAATTTAGCACGATTTGGTCGACCAAAGTTACTAACTTTGAGAGAAGAACGCAAAATATGGAAAGAAAATCGAGGAAACCCACATTTATCAGCCCCAAAAATTATTGACAGAATAAAAACTTCCTTTAAATTCAAGTATCTGATAAAACAGTGCGCAGAGTAATGACAAGCAGTAATATTCACGGTCGTGCAGCATGGAAAAAAACCTCTTATTTCAAATGTCAATAAAGAAAAGCGGCTTTCTTTCGCCAATACCTATAAAACCAAAAGTTTTGTGTTTTGGAAAACCGTCATATTTAGGGATAAAGGCAAATACAATATATTTGGTCCGGACGGACGTCATAGGGCATGGCGGAAGCCAAACGAAGAGCTTCaaaagatatcgtgttaacggacagacggatgtacggacggacggataaggcccaatcaaattttttttcgatactgatgattttgatatatggaagtctatatttatctcgattgctgtatacctgtacaaccaaccattatccaatcaaagttataataccctgtgtacaagtgaagctgggtataaaaataatgaCTTGGCGTGATATAtcttcgaggagatttaggccgatctTCCTCTAGTTTGTTGCCTTGTGCTACTTTCTGCGCTTTGGCaaacacgctactgttggcatccATAATTTCGAATTTTGCTAGACTCTGCAGATGCAAAGATAACGAATTATTAcggatttttccattttttttttgtaaaaatataaaaaaatgtctactttgcgaggaaggatctcgaaaactttttattttttgcagatttgttttttcattcaacaaaatctatggactaatacaaaagttataagcattcatgcaaatattcccatttaatacttaagtaccctactggtacatatgtgttagtattcgcatatgtaccagtagggtacttaagtattaaatggatatatttacttgaatgcttataacttagttcatcgattttgttgaatgaaagcttatttttttgcaataaaacagagcttagagaaataaaaacaaatctacaaaaaaataaaaagttttcgagatccttcctcgcaaagtacacatttttttatattttcacaaaaatcCGGAAATtcggaaaaaatccgtaatgattgttcgttatctttgaaccTGCAGGGttccttgattttcgaaatcagggagtgattttacataggaatttcataatggcgtctctggtgcagaaaaaaaaaattggaatttgtgatccagtgtaactAGCATTACCACTAACaaaaacatcagctctgaaagcCAGCGTAGAATCacacttgccaataaatgttactttggactgggtaagtaattgaaaagtaaagtccccgatcagcaaacgaaaatcatgctctagtTACATGTTATTTATTGTAGCCGTCCCGCTAAATGATGAAGAATCATGGAacatgacaacaacagatgagTCAAGAGAAAATTTCTACGATAGATTTAtggcctctacgcgttggcgatggcgagtaccgaagaagatttaatgatgagctgtgcgagctctacgcaaacatcaacatagcccagcgaattaaaatgcagcggctacgtTGGCTGggcaatgttatgcgaatgaaagatgacgctcggATTGAGAACgtatttttatcggaatccgcctatggaagcagaggaagagagtggcccccaatccgctggaaggaccaggtaaaaataaaaaatggctttagccgtttaaacgattaagcgccaattaagtaagtaagtgctaCCTtaaaaattttcctacaaattgtcaagatgtgatgttgttgtagcagtaagcTTTTTAAGGAGTTTTATGGATGTTGGTTGTCCTTTGCCGGACATAGATCCGCTATATTCCGgaacaagcacaattaaggtacaaaatgaccatatcgggaacgatttaatgtgTACAAATTGAaaattctaggccataccacccgcaccccctagtttcatgaggaacttgtgtcgccagagcctcggctgctaaataaATAGGAATTGCCACGGGTAGGTGTGGCTgaaaattgggttgaagaagctttaAATTATGCTGCACTCCTTGAAAGAATTTgtgtactttagtcgcctcttacgacaggtatacctatcGCGAGTATATActaaaccccctaacccgctcttggttcttcttgagaaggacggatgcagcaaGATAATCGCTTATGCAGATGGCCtcgcgctgttagttagcgggaagtttccgcagacactatgcgatctaatgcaaactaagctgaaactggtggagaactggaccaggagtaaaggtctatcggttAAATCATCCAAAAgtgaactggttctgttcactaggaaatataagatacctgtgttgcagctgccggtgctaccgggtacgaccctgacgctgagggactctgccaaataaaaataaaaaaataaatataaggcgcgataacctccgaagagatctaaggccgagcttctcttccaatttgcgtcgtgctcctcttgattttccctacaaattggtcggacgggacctacatgattttatgccgactccgaacggcatctgtaaggcagatgagttttcactgagagcttttcatggcagaaatacacccggagcgcttgccaaacactgccgaggggcgaccccgcttagaaaaattttcttctaattgaaaaactttatttctaaaattttgatgttgctttgcccggggtttgaacccagggcatccggtgtggtaggcggagcacgctaccatcacaccacggtggccgccattggataggaaactattctggagggaaaacgctcaggagcgagTGAGGAAAGCAACtgtggcactgtacagctgtagggaaGCTGTTGCACGCAGATGGGACTATcgccggatattaccctgtggctctacacaGCTGTGGTTAGACCAAGCCTTCTATACGGGGCTTTGTTACAAACaagtgctctagtctgcgtggCGGGCGCTCTGCGCACCACCCCTGAGGAGGCGCTAccctttttaatgtgttgccaatagatttaatggccaagcaatgtgcggcctttgcTGCTCTACGGCTGCGAGAGTTTTCCGGCTGAAGAGAGAATAtggttggccatgcagccattcttaagaatctggattcgcccTCATCGGAcgattgcgctccgactgtatttttcgatatgaagtacgaggttgttacCCCGAATAGGAACtaagcgataggctgcagatatacactgacggctccaaactggatgaAAAGGTGGACAGCGGgatctttgcacctcaactagggtggaatctattcTTTGGCCtccccgatcattgcagcgtttttcaagcggaggtCGCTGCTAaaaatgaggccgttgatcacctgaggaatgctgttcacggctataataaaatttgtatttactctgacagccaggctgcactaaaagcgcttggttcggtcacatgtaagtccagaaCAGTAGAGaaatgccgcaaatctcttatCGAGATCACTGAGCAAACTTCACTCAGTATGGTATGGGGGCCTGGATACTCGGAAATACCGGGCATTGAGATGTCTGACGAaattgcaagagggggcacatcctttccgctttcgtcgtcctggaagggattgagcatgccgctcgctacctgtaagctcaatTTGAAAGGagttttccttagggaagcgggtgtgagatagAACAATatcgaatcctgctaccacatCAAGCTCGTGCGGTCTGAATGGGACGTACAAGAAGtatccttcttcttggaagggggacatatctctggaggttggacttataaccggccacatagcaatcgggaagcatgcacaatggctgggtgctccttataatgattactgcaggagctgcaagaggaagaaatctctgggatctcccttctttgacgatctttgtgatctggctaagttggaacctaagaaatccTGACATTTCCTGAAACGGCCTGTTGGTTTGTGTAGGGGAGAGATCCAGGTGGTATCACAATGGAACCTTTTGGGCCTAattgcactggtgctcgcaccggtggccactctaacctaacttaacctgcTGGGGTGAAACGGGATCTACCTTTTCGCATGGCTTGTGACAGTCTGGAATCGGTTGGTAATATGCATTTTTTGCTCCTACTAGGAAGTAATCTGGTTGAACAAATGTGCCGCCCACCCGATActcactgagggcactcacagtAGACAAAAATGTCCTCATCTCAACGTACACAATCCATCAACTCTCTtgttctttttaattaaaaactagTCTATTAATGAGTTGTCATGTCACCTCAATGATTCGGTGCACCTCTACGCTTCCGTAGATGACATCTTTGCATATGTCAAGGAAAAAATTGCAATGTCCGCATCTTTCGGCGAACTGGCGCCATCTAATTATATAAACGTATTTACCGAAGTACCAACATTTGTTTCCATtctttgctttgacaaatggTTCCTCCAATATTTTATTCCGAAATTGACATATTTATATCGAGTTTCCATTAACTGTAAAATTAGTTTGACTCAGCAAGCAAgagaaaattgctttaaaataaaaGGCGTCAAATATAAATACATTTCGCAGGAAAGGCTGTAAGAGTGGAATGATGAAGATATTCGATTCCAAGTTTACTTGCCACTTTCTTTTGATACGCCAATCATTCAAGTAgagaaaattattattatttttcttatacctttcatgaaaaggaaatgatatattaattttgcaacgaatctcaaaattgtaagtatactgaaatgatcaggatgaagagcttagttgatttagccatgtccgtctgtctgtttgtatgcaaactagtccctcaatttttgagatatcttgataaaatttggaaagcgggtatatttaggtgtccgattagacatttgtcggagccGGCTGGATtgcaccactatagcatatatcccccatacaaccgatttttcagaaaagagcatttttgtcatatcttcctcaatttatcagattgaagcttcaaacttcactatatgctttagtatattgtacatattgttgtttgaaaaaatggatgaaagcggtcgtatatatagcataaatcccccacaaccgattgttcagataaagagcttttcgtaattaaaaataaaataaataaatgtaaggcgcgataacctccgaagagatctaaggccgagcttctcttccaatttgcgtcgtgctcctcttgattttcccgacaaattggccggaccggacctacatgattttatgccgactccgaacgccatctgcaaggcagatgagttttcactgagagcttttcatggcagaaatacacccggagcgcttgtcaaacactgccgaggggcgaccccacttagaaaaattttcttctaattgaaaaaccttatttctaaaatttttgatgttgctttgcccggggtttgaacccagggcatccggtgtggtaggcggagcactctaccatcacaccacggtggccgccgtttttCGTAATTActcccccattttaacagctagaggattcaactttcaccaaatgcttacgtatagagcattcattgttgtctaaaaaaattgaatagatcggtagtatatatagtatatatcccatacaaccgattgttcatataagcaatttttcgcaatttctgccccgttttaacgactagaaacttcaaatttcatcaaatacttacgtttacgccatatattgttgagataagtgattcatggtcatagatatttcatgcagaccacaaaaaacgtgaaactttgcatcctcacacaaagtacctacctattttatatttatcttaaaaatagcttaggtatgtacatctgttcactatatatttcctatcttatacaacccattatttggatattacgaatgagataagataattgctcagccccattcatgaaaggtatgtagacttcggcacagccgaagacagtaccgtccttacttggttttacttttcaattgcttgcTACTTAAAGTAAATAGACAAACCCTCGATATCGCCCTACTGCTCCCTGTCAGATGAATTATTTTTATATGCGACAGACCATTAGCACGTGCAACCTCAGGTATTCTTCAACTTATACGCGTCGCCTCCCGTGTCATACATATCACAATGTCGCATGTCTGTAGACATTAAACTTTTCACGCTAACTTACTTTGCTGACTTAGTCTTTACCTTGATTTTCCACTTGAGCTGTTTCGAGTACGTCTATGGTACTTTATAAGATTGTAAAATTTCATCTAAGTAACACTTGCACATCATCCACTTTTTGTTTGCTTTATTAGCTTGGA contains:
- the LOC137253077 gene encoding uncharacterized protein, with amino-acid sequence MAGGGRTAGKYGYSDNSYYSNHSYKSINDEIIWVSIGMGVTILVLITIALCYIAYEKCHKKREYYINA